The DNA sequence atggcgctgcccatgctaaaaaTTGGCTTTTGGACACTAGGGTACTCCATCTAGCTCTATGACCAGTCCTCATTAACAGCTGCTGTAAACAATTGTCAGTGATTCAGGGGATTCTGGGTAAGGTTTCTCACACAACCTCTGACCTAAAGTAAACATTCTGTTGCTCTGGACTGCCTAGCAGTGATGTAACCAGCGCACAACATCCTCTAGGAGAAATGATTGTCAGTACATGCTGTGATCTTTACTCTAGCTCCTGCAATAACGGTCCAATTAAATAAATACCCCATAGAATCATGTTGTTAAAGGAAATATGATTTTAAACCATTCTGGAAAAATATCTGTATGGTTCTAGTCTATTGTAAAATAAATACGTCCACAAATGTAGTGAGACACCCTAGTGATAGGCCAAAGGGTTATCCAAAGACCTTTTCTGACGGGGAATTAGTAGGCGTGTCCAAAAAGCTTTTCATGACAACCAAATTCTCTAGCAGATAACTACTCCCAACATCCTACAATGCTGAAAAACATACCACACCCAAGTTTCCCAAGTCCAGCCTCCATAGTCAAAACTTTGTGATATTGTGAgggatatcatcatcatcatcatcaaagcATAGCACCTGTACAGAGAGAATGCTGAACGTTGTTTTTGCTTCTGTTTTTAAAGATAGAGGCTTACCCATCTCCCCTGGTGGACCCATTCTTCCTGGCTTCCCAGGTGCTCCTTTCACTCccttttctccttcctctcctgtcaAATGGAGAGAAAGCTTCATGAATCAAATCACAAACTGCACAACTCTGAAATGTTATTACTGTTGATAAATAGTGCACACTGCAATCCTATGAGTCCTATATTATTTCTGAGCGTGTTTTAGACTCTTTAATTTTTTGATGAAAGCGTGAGTGTATGCCTTTGAGTCCTGGGACGAGAATTTGGACAGAGCAGGGTTCGTCTGACATGTGCTGTCCATGAGCTGACTCCATCAGGGTCAGCCCCAGTAGAGTGATAAGTACACAAGGCATCAGCTTTTCTCCTCTCATCCTGCAACGTGGATGGGTTGATGGACTGGAAGAAATTGTATGAGATATACACTGACACAAACACAGATacaagtaactgccaaaataaaataaaaaacaccaacataaagtatcTTAATAGGGCCTATGGGCCACCAACGAGCCGCCAGAACAACTTCAATGCAACTTAGCATAGATTCTGCAAGTGTCTTTaaatctattggagggatgcgacaccattcttcatcgagaaattccataatttggtgttttgttgatggtggaaAAATGCTGTCTCGTGCGTTGCTCCAGAATCTCCAATAATGTTAAATTAGGTTGatatctggtgactgagacggccatggtaTATGGTTTACATCATTTTCATGATCATTACACCACTCAGTGACTAcccgtgccctgtggatgggggcatttcCACTGCACACAGATGTCAATTTAatatctattccacattggttcaatgtaatttaattgaaatgacatgggaacaacattgattcaaccagtgtgtgcccagtgggttgtcatcctatgggggcatagacATGGTAATAAtcgcctgcccagcatttttatacatgaccctaagcatgatgggatgttattTGCTAAATTAAattcaggaaccacacctgtgcgGAAGCACCTGCTTTAAAAATACtttgtaccccccccccccatttaatGTTTCCaatattttggcagttacatgtaCATCTGAAGAGCAGAGTTAAGACTGTTTTGCAGTAAATTGAGAAAAGACAACATCATGGTACAATTAAGTCTGATATGAGTAATGATTACCCAGGTCTGTGAGTGTGCTTTTACACAGTCCATCACAACAACTGATTGGAGACCTCAAACCAACCCTTTCACATCACTCAATATAACAACAACAAATTGGTGAAACTTGCAGTAGCCTAGGCCAGAATGTATCTGACCTAAGAGCAAAATTCCTTATCTGGCTTTGAGGTAAATTCCCTTGAAAAGTGCCTTGGCACATGCCAGAAACAGAGTGCTGTGACAAATCACATACAGCCAAACAACATCCAAAGATAAACCAACCAATGTTGCTTCATCATGACATACACAGGATACTGTTATATGGGTCTCAGGTCACATCAATATTTCTAAATGTAACCTACCTTTTGTGGAGTTTTCCAGACCCACAAAGCAGCAAGTAGCTTCAGCTtgggattttttttctccaaatgatCCACATGAGTTAACATGAGGTTGCACACTGGTGGTTTTTCCAGGGATTTCATGTTTCCTGCTCAGGACCCTAGAATGTGTGTGATAGGTCGTTTCACAGATAAAGCCAAAGGCAGCTGGGGCTTCAAAGATAATTGGATGGGAAAGCATGGGGGTCATTGACAACATCCACTTCTGATAACAAACAAACTAAATTAAAAGGGGATTAAAAACTATAAGGTCCATTCTTGATTTTCACACGAATACTGAAAATATGTTCTGTGAATAGGTTGATGTAGCTAGTACACAAACAACAACCTAATAGAGTTGCAATGTCAGTTCTCAGTTTACACAAAAACATTTAAGTACAAAATCTATAAGGTGCTTTTCTGTTAGCCTGAGTACCAGTCGCTTTAGCTAACGTTCTACTCGTCATTGCCAAACTGGTCTTTCAGCAATCTTCAAATATGAACAGTCTATCATTAAGGAGCTCGAGGTTATCCTGATTCCATAACCAATCACAATGTATACGCAAATTAGACTGATAGGAAGACGTTTCCTTAATTCAATCATTTTATTGGGTTGACCATATTCCTACTATATTGCTACTTCTGGGACACGCATTGGCCTAGGCTACTGGTTCCAGGGCTATAAGAGGAATACAGAGGGTGGAAGCGAGAGAGGCCAGGGAAATAAAATCaacaaataccctaccatctaaccctacactcgTTAAAAACccaccaccctactccactatttaaaccTATCTCAGGCCTGAAAGGACAGGACACAACCACTCAACAAACGCTGTAACTCTTCTGACGTCAAATCTCGCACACCcaaatacttctctgcagctgccaccacaacctctatTTTCTGTGATTGACGTTCCATCCTTGCAGTACAGTTTAGAACCATTGCTATGAATGCTAAAAAGCCAATCTTACTGAAGCATATATTACTCgttggcctatccctctgtaTTGATACAAATCGACACTACTCACACGAATCCtccttgacccatcttcctcaACTTCCGCTGCCTCAACGTACGGCACAATATGCTCAACTCTTAAGTAACCTCAATCTGCCTCTCTTCCACCAGACATTTCTGATTCCCACCCAGGCCCATGGGCACCCATACAATTAACACACACCGCTTCTTACCCCAATGCTACACACTCCTTTGTCTcgtgcacacttctcacacctaggaacctcccttctatagactgctgccacatgcccataaACTTGACACCTGTAACGTCTTAAATTTATTTGGCATATAAACTTGTACGCGATAAATGGAATATCCTAACATCAATCACTTTGTCAGGCAGAGACTCAATATCAAAAGCTATGCAAGCCAGAGACATTTTTTTTGTCAGACGCAAGTTTTGTGCCAATGAATTGAAGTTGAAAATGCGTTAATTCAattaaatgtgcaaaaaaaaaaagcatAGTGCCTAAGTCTATTTAATGAATCCCAACAGATCGCAAAACTGGGAATCCCCATTCTCCACTTAGTTAATTTTTGGAAGTGTCAAATTCACGTTCTCATCCATAAATGCACATCAAGTACAAGCGTGCTGCCCAGCAGCTCACGTCAGCAGGATGGATGGGCGTCTAACGTGGATCGCTAGAAAAATGATTATGATCACAATTTCCTCAATTTCAATATTAGGCCTATGGGGACACCTATACATTTGGAAGCCAAGCACGAGTGATCACTGTAGCCTTAATATCGTCTAGGCATGATGTTAAAATATCATTACGCCTAGAATTTAAAAAAACACCAGGCTTCTGCCATAGACTTAATTTAATGAAAAAGGTAAAGAATTACAGGGGGTAGTTTAGAAAAATGAATCCCGTGCAAATCTTTCTCAGGAATAAGGCACATGCTTGGATAATATTGACATAACCAAATCTCtagtacagtggtggaaaaactacccaattgtcatacttgagtaaaagtaaagatactttaatataaaatgactcagtaaaagtcacccagtaaaataatacttgagtaaaagttttaaAGTATTAGATTTATTTGAAACACGTAAGTAATAGAATGTAAacgtaattgctaaaatatacttaagtatcaaaagtaaaaataaaagtataaataattttaaaaatcttatattaagcaaaccagacggcataatgttcttgtttttaaatgtatggatagccaggggtacacgccaacactgacataatttacaaacaaagcatgtgtgtttaaatagtccaccagatcagaggcaatagggatgaccaggggtgttctcttgataagtgcatgaattgggCCATTTTCCTTCATGCCAAGCAATCAAAATGTAATGAGCACTTTTGTgcttcagggaaaatgtatggagtaaaaagcacCTTATTTTCttgaggaatgtagtgaagtaaaagtaaaagttgtcaaaaatataaatagtaaagtaaactactaaaaatacttgaatgtaCTGTAAGTCGTTTTTGGGTGTATCTGTGCTTTacgatttatatttttgacattcctaaagaaaattatatAATTATTACTCCATAAACCTTCCCTGATACCCAAAAGTCCTCGTTACATTTTGaacgcttagcaggacaggaaatggtaccaagataacatccctggtcctccctactgcctctgatctggcggactcactaaacacaaaatgcttcgtttgtaaataaCCTCTTGAGTATTGtagtgtccctggctatctgtaaatacatacacacacaaaaagacaATTGTGCAgtatggtttgcttaatataatgatttttacattatttatacttttacttttaatacttaacTATATTTGGGCGCTCATTGTTACAATGTGATGAACAGGCATCTGGGGCGCTGATTGGCTCAGCCTCCAATCAATGTTGAACGTTCACATTTTGATGACACCACGGATAGGTGGCTATAGGTGGGCGTGCGAATAATTTCGGTCATCTTCAGAATTGCAGACGTTCTGGGAAAAACAAGGCTATTATTTTGCTAGATTAATGAAAAGTTACATTAACCAACCATAATAGCTGTGTATGCAATCCGTTCAAATCAAGCTAGCGAGCGAACTGATTAGCTGGCTAAATTAGCTACGACATTTACGTTAGCTAACTATCACGGTTTGTTTATCCAGTTCAGAAGAATGTTTTGCGTTTCAATTCACATAACATTCGTCTACTCTCCACCATTTTAGTTAATATTGCTAAGAgagtgttttttttgtgtgaaaatAACTAACTAACGTTAACAGTACCGAATGAAAGAATAAAGCTAGCTAAAGATAACCCTTGCAAGTTGGACTTCGGTGACAGTGAAAAATATTGATGTTTTTACAATGAATATATGTTTATCTTACTTTGGTAGCAACCCAGCAATGCAGTTCTCATGCTTAGTGTTGTGGGTAGGCTAAATAATGGATGGGTCCTCAATTTGATATGTTTTATTTTCCAACAGTTTTACCTGCACTGCTGACTGACAAATGAAAAAACGTTGTGCAAATCAACCTTTGAAAAGATCTCTCAAAGGAAATGCCATTGGACTCCATATGTTGGGAATTGGCAAGATGCCTAGGTATGTGTTTATATGAAGTTTAGTTTGCTTAGCTACAAACTCATTCATGTTTAACAATTATCTTTTGAAAATCCATATATTTTAAAACTCACTTTTTTTTGTCACCACAGCTCTCAAACTGAAGCAGTGCATTTCAGCACAGTCCTCAACAGCAGTGACTACTTCTTTCTGAGCCAGGTACCATCTCCAGGAGTGGTTGTCCAAGGCAGCATCTTCCAACATGCGTTTACCCCTGCTTTCGTGCTTCAGAATAATGCCCAAAGGTGAGGTATCCCTTATTTAAAAGGTCATGACGGATTTTAAACATTTGTCACTCATGTCTGGAATGCATTATAGGATTGACGGCACAGTATGTCTTCAAGCAGAAGAATCGCCCAAGAAAAATCCTTCTCTCCTACAACCTGCAGGTAAATTGTTATTCACTTGACTGCCATTTCATAAGAAGCCTACTGTACAGAGTAAATCCAATCCTTGACATAATGCTTATTGTTTTTATGTAATTCTGTTGTCAGGTGATGACAAGGAAGAAACCTCCGTCTGTTCTGGTATGCCAACATCAGGGACTAGTCACTCCTCACCAACGCCCTCTGGTGGCAGTTTGGAGACAGTCACTGATGACGATGACTTCACAAGCAATTACTTTACCAACTCCAAAACCAGACGACCAAGGAAGAAGCGAATGAAAGACCCGGTATCAGAAACACTCAAGGCTGTGTAGCCGTAGTCTGTCATCAAAAGTCAATTGGATTCTTGATAAGAATCTTGACTGGTAAAATGACTTAGTCAAGGGACATGTCACATTTGAGTGATCTATCTGTACACACCAAATACAACCCTAATGTATGTGATTTTGTTTATACCTATTAACACCATCTGTTATGTCacatttttttacaatttttaatgCTTCCCTTCAAAGTTTGGAAAGTTGGTCCCAGACAAACCCACCACAAAACGGCGAAGAGTCAAACAGAATCATCCCATATCACCTCCTCCTAAAAAGACATCTGCTGACATTTCTGAGGGGATTGATGTGTTCTGCAGATGTGTGAGAGTGGGGACAATGCGCAGGACACCTTCCAAGCATGTCACCGTAAGCTTATTATCATTTCAGTATAATATTGAAAACAGTACAGTATTTCAAAATTAACTCTTTACCAATTGAGAACACAACACTGATATTCCAGTATTCCTCTGACTCAGGTTATTTGACTCTGTTTCAGTTTACAGCAGAGTACATCCAGATCGATGAACAAGGTAAGAAAGAAAGCCCTTCAGTCTGAATTTGTGCCTTATTGGGAtaaaccacaggaggttggtggcactgtaattggggaggacaggctcgctGGTATTGGCTGtagcggaataggtggaatgctatcaaatacatcaaacacatggtttccatgtgtttgatgccattccatttactccattccagcaaTTATTATGAGCCgacctcccctcagcagcctccactgggatGAACATATGAGCAGCAAAGAGCTGAAGCTGTTAAAAGTGAGTCATAAAACCGAGGTATGTAGCACACAGATGGTATGTAAAGGCCTTAATACATTTTTCCATCCCTAATCTGTTAATGTTAGTGCGGCTGTGGTCGTATAGTCTGGCCAGCTGTGCGTGGTGCCATGCCCGAAACTTGCCTGCCCTTTTCCTCAAGACCACCTCAGGGGAGTCCCAGCGCCTCCGCCTTCTCCTCAAGATGTCCCGAGCCAACGGGGGTGCCTGGTATGACAGTAAGGGCCAACGTGAGTATTACAGAACACTTCTCAAAGAACTGACCAAGGGAACTCTTAATACTGTAGATTTTTGTCTGTAGACTCCCCTGTTTCCCCAATGTAAATTCAGTTTGCTGACTTCATCAAACTTAATCCCTCGGTCTATATATCTGAAGTTTGTCGTCTTTCGGCAGATCTCGGCGAGAACTACATAATCTTAGTGTTTGAGAATATGCTGTCTGACCTGGAGAATGTTGAACTGGAGAAAATCTTCAGAGAAATTGGCAGAGCAAATAAAGCTCCTGAGGATTTCACATTACAGTTGCCATTTGTGGAGGCCAACAGAATACTGATGCATTCctcccatccaaccccagagaaggtaaGCATGCTGAACATGTAATGTTACTGATGGGGCATGGTGGAAAGTTTAAAAATGAAAATCCATTTACTTATGCACTCTGAGTTGTAGGCATTTAATGGAGCATCATCCACAATTACATAACCTGATGAAGCATCTATGGATTTTATGTgtcctctgttttcctctctgcagCAAGTTTCAGAGCCCTTTGCATGCCCACCTAAATCTCCTCCTCGCCCAGCTTCATCATTTCTGCACAAGGTATCCCAGGCCATTTCAGGTCCATCTAAACCTCCGACCTCTGAGTTTCATCAGCAGTTTTTGGATTCCATTTGTGGCTCCAGTAAACAGACACCATCTTCCAAGCCTCTTGCCCCAAGATGGATTCCACCTGCCCCACAACTGATCTCTCTTGCCCCGCCACGGATCTCTCTTGCCCCACCACAAATCTATTTTGCCCTACCACGGATCTCTCCTCCCCCAGCAtgcctgtctcctcccccagcatgcctgtctcctcccccagcaTGCCTGTCTCCTCCCCCAATACAAGTCTTGGATGATGATGAAATAATGGAGATTGAATCCACCTTCAAAGGGCCAGTCAAAAGGTGAATGACAATTCCCTTTGTGCTCTTGTTATAGTGAAAAATGGACGACTTCTGCTAACCCCATTGTATTGTTTGGGTTGTCGTCTTGCTAGGATAATACTGTACCCCCCTCATCCAGCCAGAGGGGGGATCTCTGTCACCAATGAAGACCTGCACTGTCTCAACGAGGGAGAGTTCTTGAATGATGTCATCATTGACTTTTACCTAAAGTGAGTGACGTCTGTAAGATCTGCTTTTACATTGCTCACAGTGGGTATTGTAGTGGGTTAATATAGGTGTATGTTCAGTATCCGCATTCCTATGGAATTAAGTTGCTTAATTTTGCTTTACGTTATACTTCATTGTTTGTCAAGGTACTTGGTCTCTGCAATGCTGAAAGAGGAGGATGCCAACAGGAGTCACATGTTCAGCTCCTTCTTTTACAAGCGCCTCACTCAGACAGAGCCGAGAAAAACCCCATGCTCTGAGGACCTACCGTAAGTACTGTAGTATACCGACTGTACTTAACCAGTGCCCAATAGGTTCCAGCTCTGTGGGACAATTAAACTGAACCTCCACCGTTCATTCCAGTGTGAAGAAAAGGAGACACAACCGAGTGAGAACATGGACCAGGAATGTTGACCTCTTCCAGAAGGACTTCATCTTTGTCCCCATAAATGAATCGTGAGTCCATCCTCTCGTGCATACTATTACAGTATATACTCGGTCATAAATTGTCATGATATTGCTTTGCATCTTATTTAAGGTATGCTTTCCTCCAAAATGTCAAAGTTCCCATATATGGTTTAGTTTACCTGAGTCACCTTCTCCACTCTTCTTTCCATCTATGTCAAAACACCCACTTCTCCCCAGGGCACACTGGTTCCTGGCGGTCATCTGCTTCCCTGGCCTAGAGGACCTCCAGCAGGAGCCCCTGTCTCCAGACTCCCCATTCCCAGCCTGGCTGGAGGAAGCAGAGAACAGCTTGGACAAGTGCTTCCTGATGGACTACACCTCCCCCAACCCCATGTCCCTGTTCTTCAGCCCCCCGGGCAGCAGCACCAGGGGTCAGCCAGGCCCAGAAGCCCCAGACTGCGACCTCACCATAGgggtgaggctgtgtgtgtgctcaaacggTGGGGGCGGAGAGGAGCTGGAGTCGGTCATGAAGGAGCTCAGTGTGAGCCCCACCACCACAGGTCTGATAAAGAAGCAGCTCCTCTCAGGTGAGTGAGAAGAGAATACAGTCTAGTTGATCGTTAACTACATTATAAATGGAATTGCATTTAGTCATGACCGCTCAACTGCTGAATTGGGAGCATGTGAACTATGTTTTAGATGATTGCAACGGATATGAAATAGAAAAGGACATCTTTGCCTTTCCTCCTGTTCAGGATTCAAATCAGGTAATGGATCTGTGTATATATTTTGTGTGACACCATATTCTATGTTTTTGACATTAGTTTTTTTGACAGTATACTACTATCAAAATGGGTGATTAGAGAAAGTGTCTTTCAGGCCATTCTATCAAGTATGTTACGTCAGAATTTGACACTCAAAATCTTTCTCGATATCAAGGACCAGTGCAATGAGAGTGAACAGCAGGACAGTGTCGATGTCTCCTCCCAACCCACTACCTGTAAACAGTATGTTCCATGGGCTGGGGTTTTAACCTGCTCCTTTACCTTACAGCTGCCTTGTAGACTATTTGTAGTTCTCACACTAGTTGAACATGTATTATTCCTGCAAGAAAATGTTATTCACTCATGTCACTAGATGGCACCAGAATCATTCTTTGTATGTACCATAAACTGCTAAGATTTACAATGTCCTCATGGTGAGCAATACCTTGAATTATCACAGACTGTCTGATCATATCAATTCTTTTTCCTCAAACAGACCTTGTATCCTTATCATGGATTCCCTAGGAGGCCATGTGAGATCGGGGGTCGTGAAGATCCTGCAAGAGTAAGATTTTATCTACTATTTATCCACCTATCAGGTTAGCAACACCTTTGCGACTGTAGTACGGACTGATtttggaaatgtgtgtgtgtgtgaatgcagaTACTTGGAGGTGGAGTGGGAGGTGAGGAAAGGCAGTCTGAGGAGTTTCTCTAAAGATTCGATGAGGGGCTCAAACCCCCAGGTCCCTCAGCAGGACAACTACAGCGACTGTGGTGTTTACCTGCTTCAATATGTGGAGAGCTTTTTCCAGGTGAGGACATAAATTGAGTTCAGTACATAAAAATCAATTGGTTACTATAGGATGAATcgggtcattttttttttttgaccgtGATATGATCAGGAAATAAATACTGGTTAGATAACTCCTGGCCCCACGAATGAGACTTGTACCATGCTAATATTTCAGAGATTTCTAAAGAagtctttattttttaaatgtatttttgggGATTTAGAATCCCCCAAAAGATTTTGAGCTGCCCATGGACCTGAAGGAATGGTTTCCACTGATGCTGGTGAAGCGCAAGCGAGCAGATATCAGGAAACTCGTCCTCAAAATTCAACATCAACAAGAAGACACACATGACTCATAACCTCCATTTTAAATGGATATAGTATTCAATACGATGAAATTCACCATTTGATTTGGTGGGGTTATTTAGTCTCCCTTGGTCCAATGGACCTGGCTCAGTGACTGTACATTTAGTTCCTTTACCTTACTCTGTATCAcattgttactgtatatgtatgtatacatacCTCACATTTTTAATTTTAAGGCATAATCTTTTTTCATGGCTTCACTTGTGACTAAGTATCTGTGTTTTGCAATGTTTATTGGTTGATAAGATGGTGATATGATTCTTCCCTTAGTTGTCGCATCACAGATTAAAATAGCATAAATTGAGAATTTCTGTGAAAATGTAGCTTTGTTCTATAAAAGGTTCCGGTTTATTCTTAATGTCCTGTTATGCTTGAAAATGTAATGTCAGAGCCATTCTCATAGCACTTGCATTATTTGTGAGGGGCACTTTGTTGGATTGCCTATCTGTTAAGCGAGCAGCCTAGCATTGTTCAATTTCATTTGAAGTAGAAGAAAGTGAAAAATAAAGTAAATGTTTAAGTACCAATTCTTGTTTGGTGGTCCTTTTTATAAAGCTGTTATTTTAAGTCCCGGGTAGTTGCCTATGCAAAAACGAGACTGAAAGAAATTATTAACAGCCCTATCGACCAACCCACTTTAGGAGAGATGTTGATTTAACTGCAGTTTCATGTGCTCTGCCTTGTTCCTTGTTTACGCCCATCTCCGGATGTGGGATTCCCCTTGCATGGTGGTCTGTTGGCTCAACAGAGGTGACGGGAGCTCAGCCTCAGATGTACTGCTCTATTAATCTGATTTAAATTGTCTTCTATTCTATTGGCTCAGCCTCAGCTCTCCAGTTGTCATAGTTCCTCCCTGAAAGACAAAGCTTTCCTATCCTTCTATCCTCAGTCTCAAATTGGCTCATTTGACTCATCCACTCTTCCTCAGGTTGTCAATGAGATGTTCTCACTGATCCCAATCAATTATATGGTTGGATAAAGGTGAATTCCTCCAATGGTTCACCCTTGTGGTCAGTTACCCGGAAAACTACTGTTTGACTGGCATTGTGTGCAGTTGTGGTCTTTGACATGTGAACTGGACATGGAGGACAGGATTATAACATGAACAAAGTAGTAAAATGTAATGTCACGTTTACATGCGTTCTCCCTGTGGGAAATGTGATACAATGGGTATCATATGTCCTAATTAGATCTACAAACCCATTATAGGCTTCAATGAGGAATATGTTGTCTTCAGGTGATGTTTTAAAAAAGTGttagggtagtgaggtctgcacaacgcatcaccgggggcaaactacctgcgtAGTTTGGTGTCCTCTACACCACCCgattgtcacaggaaggccataaagatcatcaaggacaacaaccacccgagccactgcgtTTCACcttgctatcatccagaaggcgaggtcagaacaggtgcatcaaagctgggaccgagagacagaagctgtttttcaatctcaaggccatcagactgttaaacagccaccactaacattgagtggctgctgccaacacatttACTCAACTccaccactttaataatgggaattgatgggaatttatgtaaaatatatcactagccagtttaaacaatgctaccttatataatgttacttaccctacattattcatctcatatgcatacgtatatactgtactctacatcatcgactgcatccttatgtaatacatgtatcactagccactttaactatgccactttgtttactttgtctacatactcatctcatatgtatatactgtactcgataccatctactgtatgctgctctgtaccatcactcattcatatatccttatgtacatattctttatccccttac is a window from the Oncorhynchus keta strain PuntledgeMale-10-30-2019 chromosome 35, Oket_V2, whole genome shotgun sequence genome containing:
- the LOC118369271 gene encoding sentrin-specific protease 6-like, coding for MKKRCANQPLKRSLKGNAIGLHMLGIGKMPSSQTEAVHFSTVLNSSDYFFLSQVPSPGVVVQGSIFQHAFTPAFVLQNNAQRIDGTVCLQAEESPKKNPSLLQPAGDDKEETSVCSGMPTSGTSHSSPTPSGGSLETVTDDDDFTSNYFTNSKTRRPRKKRMKDPFGKLVPDKPTTKRRRVKQNHPISPPPKKTSADISEGIDVFCRCVRVGTMRRTPSKHVTFTAEYIQIDEQVRLWSYSLASCAWCHARNLPALFLKTTSGESQRLRLLLKMSRANGGAWYDSKGQHLGENYIILVFENMLSDLENVELEKIFREIGRANKAPEDFTLQLPFVEANRILMHSSHPTPEKQVSEPFACPPKSPPRPASSFLHKVSQAISGPSKPPTSEFHQQFLDSICGSSKQTPSSKPLAPRWIPPAPQLISLAPPRISLAPPQIYFALPRISPPPACLSPPPACLSPPPACLSPPPIQVLDDDEIMEIESTFKGPVKRIILYPPHPARGGISVTNEDLHCLNEGEFLNDVIIDFYLKYLVSAMLKEEDANRSHMFSSFFYKRLTQTEPRKTPCSEDLPVKKRRHNRVRTWTRNVDLFQKDFIFVPINESAHWFLAVICFPGLEDLQQEPLSPDSPFPAWLEEAENSLDKCFLMDYTSPNPMSLFFSPPGSSTRGQPGPEAPDCDLTIGVRLCVCSNGGGGEELESVMKELSVSPTTTGLIKKQLLSDDCNGYEIEKDIFAFPPVQDSNQDQCNESEQQDSVDVSSQPTTCKQPCILIMDSLGGHVRSGVVKILQEYLEVEWEVRKGSLRSFSKDSMRGSNPQVPQQDNYSDCGVYLLQYVESFFQNPPKDFELPMDLKEWFPLMLVKRKRADIRKLVLKIQHQQEDTHDS